The DNA window CACATTTTGGTTCTGATGGGCAGATTAATGTTCGAACCATAATCCAATCGTGCCTACTCAGAAGGCAAGAGAATGGATTCTCCAGCTTGAGGAAGCTTACATTATCCGGTTCGTGACTGATTGACAAGTTGGGCTGCAGCAAGGAATGCGGGAAGCCTCTTCTACATAGGTGGAAAATAGCCAGATTTTCGAGCTCACACACGGTTCCTAGCTCGTCGATTGATTTACCTTGCGGCAAGGAGCCCGGAGCTGCCAGAATCATCCACGCGGGTGGGTCGAGAATTGTGTGGCGGGTGGAAACAGGCTGCGCGCACTAGTCATGATCCAAGTACTGGTCATAGTAGCTCGTTGCGATGGCGAATCGATTTGCCGGTGAGAGGCAACAATGCAGTACGGAAGCGCCTTTCACAATCCCTAAGGAATCGAAGTCGAACCGCGCTGATTGGATTTATGAGGCCTCAGCCCGGTCGGAACCATTCTCATTTGATGAAACAAGGCTTTTTATTGAGGATGAGTCGGTACACCCTTCGAGATGGAGACTCCCGCGCTTCTGCTGGATTTCGCGCTCGTTTTGATCGCAGCGGTGATTGGCGGGACCGCGTTCCGTTATCTTAAGATGCCGCGGGTCGTGGGCATGCTGGTCGCGGGCATCGCCCTTGGGCCTTTCACCCCGGGCTTCGTGGTCAAGTCGGAGGACATCAAGGACTTGGCTCTTCTTGGGGCGGTCTTCCTGATGTTCTCTTCAGGACTCTCATTCGACATAAGGACCTTCGGGGTGCTCGGCACCAAGCCCTTCGTGCTTGCTGGCCTCGGAGTCGGCCTCTCGTTCGTCCTTGGCTTTGCCCTGGGCCTGCTCGTCAACTGGAGCATGCTATCCTCGATCTTCCTCGGGCTCATACTCACGTCCACGAGCACGGTGCTCGGCCTGAAGCTGATGGTGGACCTCGGGCTCACGGACGAGTCAGGCTACGAGCTCGTGACGGCGGCGATCCTCGTCGACGACGTGGTCGCGCTGTCGCTGATGACGATTGCCGTGGGTCTGGCCGGACCTGAGTCCGTGCCCCCACTAGTGCTCATCGCAGGATTGGTGGCGATAGTCGGGCTCGCGGTGCTCCTCATCGTTGTGAGCCGCCTCACCTTCCCTCGGATCCTCCGGTTCACGGACAAGCACTCCCCCAGCAGCACGGTCATGGTCTCCGTCTCGTTCTGCCTGCTGATCAGCTTCGGGTTCGCGATGCTTGGACTTCCGCCTTTCGTGGGCGCGTTCTTCGCGGGGAGCATAGTCGCCTCAACGCAACAGAGTTCACGGGTCACCAGCAACATGGCACCTGTGACGGCGATATTCATGGCCGTCTTCTTCACGAGCGTCGGGCTTCTCATCAACCCTGCACAGCTAGTCACCGTCGCGCTGATAGGCGTTGCTCTGGTCGCCATAGCGGTGTTCGCGAAGATGTTGCCCGGGATGCTGGTCCTGAGGAACGAGAAGGGGATGTCGTCACGCGCAAGGCTGATCCTCGCAACAGTCCTCGTGCCACGCGCGGAGATATCATTGATCATCGCACAGTTCGGCGTGACCCTCGGGGCTCCGCCCGAGCTCCTGGCCCTTGCCATGATCGTCATGATAGTCACTGCCCTGCTCCCGGGGGCAGTCGCATGGTTTGCGAAGTGGCCGAAAGTGCAGAAGCCTGCCAGCCAGGAGTCTCTCTCCTAGATCACTCTGCGAGGCCGATGGGGGCCCGGCTTTGGCGCATATCGAAAAGGCCTTGCTGACTTCGTCCTATACCCTACGCATAGGCAGGAGGTGGGCACGGTGTTCCGCGCGACGGAGAAGGGCCAGAGAAGGGATCAGGAGGACCACGGAACCGAAGGACCGCAGAGGAGGATAAGGGATCTCCGGATTCGGGACGTCATGACGAAGGACGTCGTAACCGTGACCGAGGAGACGAGCGTGAAGATGCTCTGGAGCCTGTTCAAAAAGTACGACTACAACGCCTTCCCAGTGGTCAAGGGGAATCAGCTCGTCGGGATCGTCACCAAGCTCGACTTCATGAGGATATTCAGCCCCGGGCAGAGCTTCTCCCGGAGGGACTTCTGGGACATGTTCGCGACCAATGTGGAGGACATATCTCGGAAGGCAGTGGTCACAGTCTGGCCCGATGACTCCCTGGAGAAGGCCGTCGAGTACATGGTGGAGTTCGGGCTCAGGAGCATTCCAGTCGTCGATGGCAAGACGCTTGTCGGCATCGTCTCGCGGCAGGACCTCATGGAGCACCTGATCCCGGAGCACAAATAGCTCAAAGACTCCGGAATCACTCCCTCGTCCTCATTTCGCCCTGGCCGGTCATCTCTTCACGGAGCAGTCAGGGAGCAAGAACCACCTGGACGCATTCTTCAGAAACTACATCAAGCCGCTCGAGGGCGTCATGGACACAGAGATCACCTTCATAGGCAAGACTGTGCGCCTCGTCCCACCTGGGGATTGGGAGAGGGAGAAGTCGGTGGGACCGTTCTTCGTAGCGCCCGGTGGAGCGCAGGTAAAGGACATAGACGCCGAGGACGACAGCCTCATGGCCGGCTGCTGGATGCCCGTGTCGGACCCCATCACGAGAGAGGTCCGATGGCTTTCTAGGGCGAGGGAGTTGACATCGCGCTCGTGGATAGCACGCCCTAACGGTGGTCTGATGGGACTTCTCGACAAGATGAAATCAGTTCGTCTCAGACTGGCTTTCGAACTACTCAGGCCCGGTTGGACCCGCTCCTTCATTTGAGGAAAGAACATAGGGACGGAATGGCGAAAGCATTTCCTACTAGCACGGGAACGGAGTTCGAGGCCCATTCATTTTGTACCGGTAAGTAAAGCATCCACCTTTAATCACCGGTAGATTCCGGGCCATAATCCGGGTCCGGGCCATGAATCACGTCTTCTTGGGATTACTTCTTAGGGATGATCCGATAAGGTCTTGACTTCCTGTCAATCCTAATCTCGCCTACCTCCTCGAGGTAGCGAAGGCATCTCCTTGTGAATTCGGGTGGCTCACGCGTTTCTTCAGAGAGCTTGGTGACGGAGAGCGTGCCTCTGTCAATCCTTTTCAATAGCTGGTGTGCGCCCATCTTGATCTCTGCCCTGGATTTCAGTGCTCTCTTCCAGGGGATGCTGATCCCATACCTGTTCTCCATCTCCTCGATCTTGACGAGCAGGAACGCTTCCCGGACCTGGCTCTCTCGGAATCCAGCGAGGGCACTCTGGAGATCGCATTCCCCCAGGATGGTATCCCTGGACAGCCCCCTTCTGAACAGGCTCATCATGTCGTCGAGGTCCCTCGTCCTCTCAGTGACGCTCTTCAGAAGGAAGATGTCCTCCCTCGAGCACATGAATAGGATGACCTTGCCTAACTCGTCGACGAGGACCGCCCGACTCTTCATTCCTTCGGAGAAGCGCAGCATGTCACAGACCTTCCCCACGAAGATGTCAGCCCGCAATCCAGCTGGCTTCGAGAGTATCGCCGCGTCCACCAATGCACGACACTCGTCCGGACGCCTCGCATCGACACCGAAGCCGATCCTCTCGAGAGCCTTCTTCAGCTCATCAGCATCATCTTGAGATTCCAGCACCAGATCGAGATCCTTGGTGGCATCCTTCTCGCCTCTCAGGGCCATGGCTCCTCCGCCGATGAGATAGACTGCGATCCGTTTGGAGCAGATTTCCCCCACCTTCCTCAGTACGGATAGGACCTCTTCGCGCCCTATCTGCGAGCTCTCCATTCAGTCCACCCCATATTGAGTTCGCAACTGTGCCATGTCTGATTCGCTCGGGAAGTGCGGGTTTTCGACGACCTCACCTCTCAGGTATTCAGCAACCTGTCTGGATAGCGCACCTGCGCCTACCGCATCCCCCAGCTTCGCAAGGTACGATGGATAGTACCCCTCCTTCATAAGGAACAAGAGGCCGTAGGAGATGTTCCTCGTACTGTTCGGGTCAATGAGGATCTGATGGAGGGCGATGTCCTCCTTCCTCAATCTCGGTCTCCAGTAGGCGCAGTGGTAGTACCTCGT is part of the Candidatus Thermoplasmatota archaeon genome and encodes:
- a CDS encoding CBS domain-containing protein translates to MFRATEKGQRRDQEDHGTEGPQRRIRDLRIRDVMTKDVVTVTEETSVKMLWSLFKKYDYNAFPVVKGNQLVGIVTKLDFMRIFSPGQSFSRRDFWDMFATNVEDISRKAVVTVWPDDSLEKAVEYMVEFGLRSIPVVDGKTLVGIVSRQDLMEHLIPEHK
- a CDS encoding cation:proton antiporter — encoded protein: METPALLLDFALVLIAAVIGGTAFRYLKMPRVVGMLVAGIALGPFTPGFVVKSEDIKDLALLGAVFLMFSSGLSFDIRTFGVLGTKPFVLAGLGVGLSFVLGFALGLLVNWSMLSSIFLGLILTSTSTVLGLKLMVDLGLTDESGYELVTAAILVDDVVALSLMTIAVGLAGPESVPPLVLIAGLVAIVGLAVLLIVVSRLTFPRILRFTDKHSPSSTVMVSVSFCLLISFGFAMLGLPPFVGAFFAGSIVASTQQSSRVTSNMAPVTAIFMAVFFTSVGLLINPAQLVTVALIGVALVAIAVFAKMLPGMLVLRNEKGMSSRARLILATVLVPRAEISLIIAQFGVTLGAPPELLALAMIVMIVTALLPGAVAWFAKWPKVQKPASQESLS